Proteins encoded within one genomic window of Amycolatopsis sp. 2-15:
- a CDS encoding Wzz/FepE/Etk N-terminal domain-containing protein, with protein MTSSQSSSPPLIDFQRLVVAVRRHRRLWVTFALLGLVVGGAVAVLLPAPPTAVTKVIVIHPDDSPTDSGTLMRTDVAVLETAKIASAALQKAHSTEATEDFLKDYAGLGLTNNVMQVTVTAKTKEDAVAKAKALADVFIDDHVKRNQAAATAQAKALTDQRTQAQQQLAQIDTQAATEADKGSRANAGTLEQLYTQRADLVSKIADLQNQAQEAGIGTPQVSAGTQIVDAPAIQKVSFLKTAATNGAIGFALGLALGLALAVVTALVRDRPVLRREVSEHLGASVIAQLPSKLRGPKRLWAKSKPVVERKRVAVTLVRAARGERGPLSLLELGAPGVAAGLAVDMAAELAEDGPVVVIDDLPGHDAKLLTAAGDVKVVEVGDPSIKRAVYRLGVGTVAPGTAWTDLGYLGTETVLVVRSGHANTLWLHTVARQLADCGIPILGVVLVDPDPKDQTDGTLWDGLHTALRGRASVVAAKQTERPDAGLGPVEPPRKFVEQEPERPIDWPVEHAGERTVESPVAKPVEAKRDHLDAPTRRLSPVPRKPEERAPEQRKSEPGDSEMPTKKFAPVQSGPES; from the coding sequence GTGACCAGTTCGCAGAGCTCCTCGCCGCCGCTGATCGACTTCCAGCGGCTCGTCGTCGCCGTGCGCCGGCACCGCCGGCTGTGGGTCACCTTCGCGTTGCTGGGCCTCGTGGTCGGCGGCGCGGTGGCCGTGCTGCTGCCGGCCCCGCCGACCGCGGTCACCAAGGTGATCGTGATCCACCCGGACGACTCGCCGACCGACAGCGGCACGCTGATGCGCACCGACGTTGCCGTGCTGGAGACCGCGAAGATCGCGTCGGCCGCGCTGCAGAAGGCGCACAGCACCGAGGCAACTGAAGACTTCCTGAAGGACTACGCCGGCCTCGGCCTGACCAACAACGTCATGCAGGTGACGGTCACGGCCAAGACCAAGGAAGACGCCGTGGCCAAGGCGAAGGCGCTCGCCGACGTCTTCATCGACGACCACGTGAAGCGCAACCAGGCCGCAGCGACCGCGCAGGCCAAGGCGCTGACCGATCAGCGCACGCAGGCGCAGCAGCAGCTGGCGCAGATCGACACGCAGGCCGCCACCGAGGCGGACAAGGGCAGCCGGGCCAACGCGGGCACGCTGGAGCAGCTGTACACCCAGCGCGCGGACCTCGTGTCGAAGATCGCCGACCTGCAGAACCAGGCGCAGGAGGCGGGCATCGGCACGCCGCAGGTGTCCGCGGGCACGCAGATCGTGGACGCGCCGGCGATCCAGAAGGTGTCGTTCCTCAAGACGGCCGCCACCAACGGCGCCATCGGCTTCGCGCTGGGGCTCGCCCTCGGGCTGGCCCTGGCGGTGGTCACCGCGCTCGTGCGCGACCGGCCAGTGCTGCGGCGCGAGGTCTCCGAGCACCTCGGTGCGTCGGTGATCGCGCAGCTGCCGTCGAAGCTGCGTGGCCCGAAACGCTTGTGGGCAAAGTCGAAGCCGGTGGTGGAACGCAAGCGCGTGGCCGTGACGCTCGTGCGGGCGGCCCGGGGCGAACGCGGGCCGCTGTCGTTGCTGGAGCTCGGCGCGCCCGGCGTGGCCGCGGGGCTCGCGGTGGACATGGCGGCGGAGCTGGCGGAGGACGGGCCGGTCGTGGTGATCGACGACCTTCCGGGCCACGACGCGAAGCTGCTGACCGCGGCCGGCGATGTGAAGGTGGTCGAGGTCGGGGACCCGTCGATCAAGCGCGCGGTCTACCGGCTCGGCGTCGGCACGGTCGCACCCGGCACGGCGTGGACGGACCTGGGATACCTCGGCACGGAGACGGTGCTGGTCGTGCGCTCGGGCCACGCGAACACGTTGTGGCTGCACACCGTGGCCCGGCAGCTCGCCGACTGCGGCATCCCGATCCTGGGTGTGGTGCTCGTCGACCCGGACCCGAAGGACCAGACCGACGGGACGCTGTGGGACGGCCTGCACACCGCGTTGCGCGGGCGCGCGTCCGTGGTCGCGGCGAAGCAGACCGAGCGCCCCGATGCGGGATTGGGGCCGGTTGAGCCGCCGCGGAAGTTCGTCGAGCAGGAGCCCGAGCGGCCGATCGACTGGCCGGTGGAGCACGCCGGCGAGAGGACGGTCGAGAGCCCGGTGGCCAAGCCGGTTGAGGCAAAGCGCGACCACCTCGATGCGCCGACGCGCCGGCTGAGCCCGGTGCCGCGCAAGCCCGAAGAGCGCGCGCCGGAACAGCGCAAGTCCGAACCCGGTGACTCCGAGATGCCGACCAAGAAGTTTGCGCCCGTCCAGTCCGGTCCGGAAAGCTAG
- the asnB gene encoding asparagine synthase (glutamine-hydrolyzing): MCGIAGAYHWPDGGPLTDRLTKCLAHRGPDGSGRYDHRAGAGEVHFGHRRLSIVDLSETGAQPMVAEGLALTYNGELYNAPELRAELEGKGVRFRGTSDTEVLLRAWREWGVDCLPRLRGMFAFGVFDERTGELTLVRDQLGIKPLFFVQRNGGVAFSSELKALATELGGTLEVDKAALIASLLYYWVPDSRCAYREVEKLQPGTWVRFRPDGTSERGAYWSLRQVAEEGEAYRGDVDLHQVIADSTSKHLLSDVPVATFLSGGLDSSYLTALAARQQPGISAYTIGFRAEDAKFEAMPDDLKYARIVAKQFGVDLHEIEIAPQVLDLLPRMTYHLDEPIGDPAAINSFLICSAAREAGVKVMLSGMGADEMFAGYRKHYANQLALRYQRVPGLVRKPIETVVDRLPVASASRGYRTVRFAKRFLSFAELPEETAFRRSYTMYDRGELLDLVNPDLAADVDDVLTEHADTYHDQNLRDYVNRMCLADTRMFLPGLNLAYTDRSTMAASTEVRTPFVDVEVVKAAFRVPGNRKIVGRQGKAALKEAALAILPKEIVYRPKGLFSAPLRAWMSRDLAPLVREVVNEGVLVESGFLRREALQKLVAEDAAGQQDRAKHLWHVLTLEYWYRAASSTTIPSS, translated from the coding sequence ATGTGCGGCATCGCAGGTGCCTACCACTGGCCGGACGGCGGCCCGCTCACCGATCGGCTCACGAAGTGCCTCGCGCACCGCGGGCCCGACGGTTCGGGGCGCTACGACCACCGGGCCGGCGCCGGGGAAGTCCACTTCGGACACCGCAGGCTGTCGATCGTCGACCTGTCCGAGACGGGCGCGCAGCCGATGGTGGCCGAGGGGCTCGCGCTGACGTACAACGGTGAGCTCTACAACGCGCCGGAGCTGCGCGCCGAGCTGGAGGGCAAGGGCGTGCGGTTCCGCGGCACGTCCGACACCGAGGTGCTGCTGCGCGCGTGGCGCGAGTGGGGCGTCGACTGCCTGCCGCGGTTGCGCGGGATGTTCGCGTTCGGCGTCTTCGACGAACGCACCGGTGAGCTCACGCTGGTGCGCGACCAGCTGGGCATCAAGCCGCTGTTCTTCGTTCAGCGAAACGGCGGCGTCGCGTTCTCCTCGGAGCTCAAGGCGCTGGCCACGGAGCTCGGCGGCACGCTGGAGGTCGACAAAGCGGCACTCATCGCGTCGCTCCTGTACTACTGGGTGCCCGACAGCCGCTGCGCCTACCGCGAAGTCGAGAAGCTGCAGCCCGGCACGTGGGTGCGCTTCCGTCCCGACGGCACGAGCGAGCGTGGCGCCTACTGGTCGCTGCGTCAGGTCGCCGAGGAAGGCGAGGCCTATCGCGGCGACGTCGACCTCCACCAGGTGATCGCCGACTCCACGAGCAAGCACCTGCTCTCCGACGTCCCGGTCGCCACCTTCCTCTCCGGTGGCCTGGACTCGAGCTACCTCACCGCGCTCGCCGCGCGCCAGCAGCCCGGGATCTCCGCGTACACCATCGGTTTCCGTGCCGAGGACGCCAAGTTCGAGGCGATGCCGGACGATCTCAAGTACGCGCGCATCGTCGCCAAGCAGTTCGGCGTGGACCTGCACGAGATCGAGATCGCGCCCCAGGTGCTCGACCTGTTGCCGCGCATGACGTATCACCTCGACGAGCCAATCGGCGACCCCGCGGCCATCAACTCGTTCCTCATCTGCTCGGCCGCGCGCGAGGCCGGCGTGAAGGTGATGCTGTCCGGCATGGGCGCCGACGAGATGTTCGCCGGCTACCGCAAGCACTACGCGAACCAGCTCGCCCTGCGCTACCAACGCGTACCGGGTCTGGTGCGCAAGCCGATCGAAACCGTCGTGGACCGCCTGCCGGTCGCCTCCGCCAGCCGCGGCTACCGCACGGTGCGCTTCGCCAAGCGGTTCCTGTCGTTCGCGGAGCTGCCGGAGGAGACGGCGTTCCGGCGCAGCTACACGATGTACGACCGCGGCGAGCTGCTCGACCTCGTGAACCCGGACCTGGCCGCCGACGTCGACGATGTGCTCACCGAACACGCCGACACCTACCACGACCAGAACCTGCGCGACTACGTCAACCGCATGTGCCTGGCCGACACGCGGATGTTCCTGCCCGGCCTCAACCTCGCCTACACCGACCGCTCGACGATGGCCGCCTCCACCGAGGTGCGCACTCCGTTCGTCGACGTCGAGGTGGTCAAGGCGGCGTTCCGGGTGCCGGGCAATCGCAAGATCGTCGGCCGCCAGGGCAAAGCGGCGCTCAAGGAAGCCGCGCTGGCGATCCTGCCGAAGGAGATCGTCTACCGCCCGAAGGGTCTCTTCAGCGCCCCGCTGCGGGCCTGGATGAGCCGCGACCTGGCCCCGCTGGTGCGGGAGGTCGTGAACGAGGGCGTGCTCGTCGAATCGGGGTTCCTGCGCCGCGAGGCGCTGCAGAAGCTCGTGGCCGAGGACGCCGCCGGGCAGCAGGACCGCGCGAAGCACCTCTGGCACGTCTTGACCCTCGAGTACTGGTACCGCGCCGCTTCTTCGACGACTATTCCGAGCAGCTAG
- a CDS encoding alginate lyase family protein, with translation MDPAWYLRRLSAMSPAEVAGRATDVLRKQQWRGVAKQKATWLSHRAFAGPASVDGVSAEARAELLATAERLMDGHAEYFGVARADLVTPDWSFDPKTGRRAPADAYSFDIAYRSEDAVGDIKQIWEPSRHQHLTVLAAAYALTGEDRYAHRVADHLKSWWAANPPMRGVHWVSGIELGVRLLSWVWVRRLLDGWAGAPGLFEDNPEALHQIWHHQRWLAAFPSRGSSANNHVIAEDAGQLAAACAFGWFPESPAWRDAALKSLDTQLQANTFASGLNRELATEYHGLVLELGLAAALEAGPLVPTSTWLVLRRMCDALASIVDSHLRPPRQGDADDGYGLIVDGTGTSRWASLLATGDALFGRQEWWPKVPGGDVRTALFASLGGGSGSSAELTDPRPPRRIDDLFDAGMTILRTPAQESEEIWVRCDGGPHGFLAIAAHAHADALALEVRHDGVDILADPGTYCYHGEPEWRSYFRSTLGHNTLQLGGTDSSASGGPFLWTRHAQTRTLAVGPVRWRAEHDGYAPAVHRRCVELADRTLTILDEVDGDLTLPAQLAFHLGPLVEVTLDGSTARLSWPGHTATLALPPALSWTAHRGETSPPLGWYSAGFGRREPSTTLLGAGTAAEPLTTTLSF, from the coding sequence ATGGATCCCGCCTGGTACCTGCGAAGACTTTCGGCCATGAGCCCGGCCGAGGTCGCCGGGCGCGCCACGGACGTGCTGCGCAAGCAGCAGTGGCGTGGGGTCGCGAAGCAGAAGGCCACGTGGCTGTCGCACCGCGCGTTCGCCGGGCCGGCGAGCGTCGACGGGGTGTCGGCCGAGGCCCGCGCGGAGCTGCTGGCCACGGCCGAGCGGCTGATGGACGGCCACGCCGAGTACTTCGGCGTGGCACGCGCTGACCTCGTGACGCCGGACTGGTCGTTCGACCCGAAGACCGGTCGCCGCGCGCCGGCCGACGCGTACTCCTTCGACATCGCCTACCGCAGCGAAGACGCGGTCGGCGACATCAAGCAGATCTGGGAGCCCTCGCGCCACCAGCACCTCACCGTGCTGGCCGCCGCGTACGCGCTCACCGGCGAAGACCGCTACGCCCACCGCGTGGCCGACCACCTGAAGTCCTGGTGGGCGGCCAACCCGCCGATGCGTGGCGTGCACTGGGTGAGCGGCATCGAGCTCGGCGTCCGCCTGCTGTCGTGGGTGTGGGTGCGCCGCCTGCTCGACGGCTGGGCGGGCGCGCCCGGCCTGTTCGAGGACAATCCCGAGGCGCTGCACCAGATCTGGCACCACCAGCGCTGGCTGGCGGCGTTCCCGAGCCGCGGCTCGTCGGCCAACAACCACGTGATCGCCGAGGACGCCGGGCAGTTGGCGGCCGCGTGCGCGTTCGGCTGGTTCCCGGAGTCGCCCGCCTGGCGCGACGCCGCGCTGAAGTCGCTGGACACGCAGCTGCAGGCCAACACGTTCGCGTCCGGGCTCAACCGCGAGCTGGCCACCGAGTACCACGGCCTGGTGCTCGAACTGGGTCTCGCGGCCGCGCTGGAGGCCGGGCCGCTGGTGCCGACGTCCACCTGGCTCGTGCTCCGGCGGATGTGTGACGCGCTGGCGTCCATTGTGGACTCCCACTTGCGGCCGCCGCGGCAGGGCGACGCCGACGACGGCTACGGCCTGATCGTCGACGGCACCGGCACCAGCCGCTGGGCCTCGCTGCTGGCCACCGGCGACGCGTTGTTCGGCCGGCAGGAGTGGTGGCCGAAGGTGCCGGGCGGTGACGTGCGCACCGCGCTGTTCGCTTCGCTCGGCGGCGGCAGTGGCTCCTCGGCAGAGCTCACCGATCCGCGACCCCCTCGGCGGATCGACGACCTCTTCGACGCCGGCATGACCATCCTGCGGACCCCGGCGCAGGAGTCCGAGGAGATCTGGGTCCGCTGCGACGGTGGCCCCCATGGCTTCCTCGCCATCGCCGCCCACGCCCACGCGGACGCGCTGGCGCTGGAGGTCCGCCACGACGGCGTCGACATCCTCGCCGACCCGGGCACGTACTGCTACCACGGCGAACCCGAGTGGCGCTCCTACTTCCGCTCGACGCTCGGCCACAACACGTTGCAGCTCGGCGGCACCGACTCCTCGGCGTCGGGCGGGCCGTTCCTGTGGACCCGGCACGCGCAGACCCGCACGCTGGCCGTGGGCCCGGTGCGCTGGCGCGCCGAGCACGACGGCTACGCGCCGGCCGTGCACCGCCGTTGCGTGGAGCTGGCGGACCGGACGCTGACGATCCTCGACGAGGTCGACGGCGACCTGACGCTGCCGGCGCAGCTCGCCTTCCACCTCGGTCCGCTCGTCGAGGTCACCCTCGACGGCAGCACGGCGCGGCTGAGCTGGCCCGGCCACACGGCGACGCTGGCGCTGCCGCCGGCGTTGAGCTGGACCGCGCACCGCGGCGAGACGAGCCCGCCGCTCGGCTGGTACTCCGCCGGTTTCGGCCGGCGCGAACCGTCGACCACGCTGCTCGGCGCCGGTACCGCCGCGGAACCCTTGACCACCACGTTGAGTTTCTGA
- a CDS encoding glycosyltransferase family 4 protein, protein MPGDKKKALILVENLSVPFDRRVWQECQTLRDAGWEVHVICPQGTKRDTEPEAVVDEVHIHRYPLKAATGGPAGYLQEYGSAVWHTFRLARKVGPVDVVHACNPPDLLFLVARMLKRQGAKFIFDQHDLVPELYLSRFDRGQDLLYRGVCALERSTYRAADVVIATNESYRQVALIRGGKRPEDVFVVRSAPVVERFHEVPAEPELKRGKPHLLCYLGVMGPQDGVDYALRALASLRDEIGRDDWHAVFVGAGDAFDDVVALSKELGLENQVEFTGRVSDADLLRYLSAADVCLSPDPLNPLNDVSTMNKIMEYMAMSKPIVSFELREARVSAGDAALYAPANDVTEFAKLVAVLLGDPDERVRMGELGKARVSGPLAWANSQKALLAAYERAVR, encoded by the coding sequence TTGCCTGGTGACAAGAAAAAAGCCCTGATCCTGGTCGAGAACCTCTCGGTCCCGTTCGACCGCCGCGTGTGGCAGGAGTGCCAGACGCTGCGCGACGCCGGCTGGGAGGTGCACGTGATCTGCCCGCAGGGCACGAAACGCGACACCGAACCCGAAGCCGTCGTCGACGAGGTGCACATCCACCGCTACCCGCTCAAGGCGGCGACCGGCGGCCCCGCGGGTTACCTGCAGGAGTACGGCTCCGCCGTCTGGCACACGTTCCGGCTGGCCCGCAAGGTCGGCCCGGTCGACGTGGTCCACGCCTGCAACCCGCCGGACCTGCTGTTCCTCGTGGCGCGGATGCTCAAGCGCCAGGGCGCGAAGTTCATCTTCGACCAGCACGACCTCGTGCCGGAGCTGTACTTGTCTCGCTTCGACCGCGGCCAGGACCTGCTCTACCGCGGCGTCTGCGCGCTCGAGCGCTCCACCTACCGCGCGGCCGACGTCGTGATCGCCACCAACGAGAGCTACCGCCAGGTCGCCCTCATCCGCGGCGGCAAGCGGCCCGAGGACGTGTTCGTGGTCCGCAGCGCGCCCGTGGTCGAGCGCTTCCACGAGGTGCCGGCGGAGCCGGAGCTCAAACGCGGCAAGCCGCACCTGCTCTGCTACCTCGGCGTGATGGGGCCGCAGGACGGCGTGGACTACGCGTTGCGCGCGCTGGCTTCCCTGCGTGACGAGATCGGCCGCGACGACTGGCACGCCGTGTTCGTGGGCGCCGGCGACGCGTTCGACGACGTGGTGGCGCTGTCGAAGGAGCTGGGCCTGGAAAACCAGGTCGAGTTCACCGGTCGCGTGTCCGACGCCGACCTGCTGCGTTATCTGTCCGCGGCCGACGTGTGCCTTTCACCCGATCCGCTCAACCCGCTCAACGACGTGTCCACCATGAACAAGATCATGGAGTACATGGCGATGAGCAAGCCCATCGTCTCGTTCGAGCTGCGGGAGGCCCGGGTTTCCGCGGGCGACGCCGCGCTCTACGCCCCGGCCAACGACGTGACCGAGTTCGCGAAGCTCGTCGCCGTGCTGCTCGGCGATCCCGACGAGCGCGTCCGGATGGGCGAACTCGGCAAGGCGCGGGTCAGCGGGCCGCTGGCCTGGGCGAACTCGCAGAAAGCGCTGCTCGCCGCGTACGAGCGGGCTGTGCGCTGA
- a CDS encoding exopolysaccharide biosynthesis protein, protein MVGQVLRRRWRALLILVVVGAGVGAGASAVLSPGYETTASVLLQGPRQADELLTQAQVATSSVVLDRAAAALGMRESGPDLQKKVTASVAQGNVVAITASSDSPEHAQQLADQVAKEFVKYSTQLLSNSAGSSAQLAQEQREALRQQVAQTNQRILDLSRSVTDGQTVEGVQVRTELQGLRTSIEQAMNNLDAADAATGAGNMVVMGPSEKPTSQAPPTLPQLAGGGAILFFLIGLLSYLFGARSDRRPRSETEIGSALGAPVLASVDVPETGERESVGGFRGVLRRITGSDKPWNLPEVPASADASSREVRYRRVFARLGTDRDGVLRLLVLVAAGDSAARRAAAQFAKVAETERVRVELTTTEVTVGSDVQPTVPDGTAGVLVVLSVGSRSAWELVTIAEACADAGHEVLGAVLTRQVRVTGKPRREPASADPPQVPVDRDVMAGSS, encoded by the coding sequence ATGGTGGGACAGGTTCTGCGCAGACGCTGGAGGGCGCTGCTGATCCTGGTGGTCGTGGGGGCGGGCGTCGGTGCGGGGGCTTCTGCCGTGCTTTCGCCCGGGTACGAGACCACGGCGAGCGTGCTGCTGCAGGGCCCGCGCCAGGCCGACGAGCTGCTGACGCAGGCCCAGGTGGCCACCAGCTCGGTGGTCCTGGACCGTGCGGCCGCGGCGCTCGGCATGCGTGAGTCCGGTCCGGACCTCCAGAAAAAGGTCACGGCCTCGGTGGCGCAGGGCAACGTCGTGGCGATCACCGCGAGCAGCGACAGCCCGGAGCACGCGCAGCAGCTGGCCGATCAGGTGGCGAAGGAGTTCGTGAAGTACTCCACGCAGCTGCTCTCCAATTCGGCGGGCTCGTCGGCCCAGCTCGCGCAGGAGCAGCGGGAGGCGCTGCGCCAGCAGGTGGCGCAGACCAACCAGCGCATCCTCGACCTGTCCCGTTCGGTGACCGACGGCCAGACGGTGGAGGGCGTGCAGGTCCGCACGGAGCTGCAGGGGTTGCGCACCTCGATCGAGCAGGCGATGAACAACCTCGACGCGGCCGACGCGGCCACGGGCGCCGGCAACATGGTCGTGATGGGGCCGTCGGAGAAGCCGACCTCGCAGGCTCCGCCCACGTTGCCGCAGCTCGCCGGGGGCGGCGCGATCCTGTTCTTCCTCATCGGCCTGCTCAGCTACCTCTTCGGGGCGCGCAGCGACCGCCGGCCGCGCAGCGAGACGGAGATCGGCTCGGCGCTGGGCGCGCCGGTGCTGGCGAGCGTCGACGTGCCGGAGACCGGTGAGCGCGAGAGCGTCGGCGGCTTCCGGGGCGTGCTGCGCCGGATCACGGGCAGCGACAAGCCGTGGAACCTGCCGGAGGTGCCGGCTTCGGCCGACGCGTCCAGCCGCGAGGTGCGATACCGCCGGGTGTTCGCCCGGCTGGGCACCGACCGCGACGGCGTGCTGCGGCTGCTCGTGCTTGTCGCCGCCGGCGACAGCGCGGCCCGGCGCGCGGCGGCGCAGTTCGCGAAGGTCGCCGAGACCGAGCGCGTGCGGGTGGAGCTGACGACCACGGAGGTCACCGTGGGCTCCGATGTGCAGCCGACCGTGCCCGACGGCACCGCCGGCGTGCTCGTGGTGCTTTCGGTCGGCAGCCGCAGCGCGTGGGAGCTCGTGACGATCGCCGAGGCGTGTGCCGACGCGGGCCACGAGGTGCTCGGCGCCGTGCTCACGCGTCAGGTCCGCGTCACCGGGAAACCGCGCAGAGAACCCGCCTCGGCGGATCCACCCCAGGTCCCGGTGGACCGTGACGTGATGGCAGGTTCGTCGTGA
- a CDS encoding bi-domain-containing oxidoreductase encodes MKQVVQNYKSGELALLDVPVPACKPGGVLVRTVYSLISTGTEMMKVSEASMSMIGKARSRPDQVAKVMQSVATNGLSATYRKVTSKLDSYTPLGYSLSGVVVEVGSGLDGAGDVAVGDLVACAGNEHALHSELNWVPKNLYARVPAGLEPRHAAFGTVGSIAMQGVRRGEPQLGDLALVIGLGLIGQLVVQLLVASGVRVVGVDPDPSRCELAERLGALTCAHPGSGTVDNAVAELSGGHGVDQVYLAAGGASNDPVELAARLARDRGRVVDIGKISLNLPWNAYYEKELDVRFSRSYGPGRYDPEYELEGRDYPIGYVRWTERRNIECFLDLAARDKLDVEPLITHTADFSTAVETYKSLQDGELKAVAVLFQYPAGPEGGAEPVVSSVAPPAALTTRATPRGRLRVGFVGAGNYASSMLLPHLVVHDRVALSEVVTTSALSGANAKRKFGFARATTDLDALLADESVDTLFVVTRHSSHAELTRRALLAGKAVFVEKPLALSEKELRGIVEAIEESGNNRLQVGFNRRFAPLLNEAKVQFGPRLGPASVRYLVNAGRLESNSWYNQADSEGSRFVGEGGHFIDTVSWFLGSDPISVYATATPGNDDLQVLLRYADGSTAAISYVTSGSTAFQKETLEVLADGKVLKFDDFARASVYGKKRWASSRIPKGRDKGQKAEIDAFVTALTTGVAMPIGVESLVNTTLATLAVNRSLETGAPVRLEPKEVLG; translated from the coding sequence GTGAAGCAGGTAGTGCAGAACTACAAGAGCGGGGAGCTGGCCCTTCTCGACGTCCCGGTCCCGGCGTGCAAGCCGGGTGGCGTGCTCGTGCGCACGGTGTACTCGCTGATCTCGACCGGCACCGAGATGATGAAGGTGTCCGAGGCGAGCATGTCGATGATCGGCAAGGCGCGTTCGCGGCCGGACCAGGTCGCGAAGGTGATGCAGAGCGTCGCCACCAACGGCCTCTCCGCCACCTACCGCAAGGTCACCAGCAAGCTCGACTCCTACACCCCGCTCGGCTACTCGCTGTCCGGCGTGGTCGTGGAGGTCGGTTCGGGGTTGGATGGCGCAGGCGACGTCGCCGTTGGAGATCTCGTCGCGTGCGCCGGCAACGAGCACGCGCTGCACTCCGAGCTCAACTGGGTGCCCAAGAACCTCTACGCCCGCGTGCCCGCCGGCCTCGAACCGCGGCACGCGGCGTTCGGCACGGTCGGCTCGATCGCGATGCAGGGCGTGCGCCGCGGTGAGCCGCAGCTGGGCGATTTGGCTCTGGTGATCGGGCTCGGCCTGATCGGGCAGCTCGTGGTGCAGTTGCTGGTCGCCTCCGGCGTGCGCGTGGTCGGGGTGGACCCGGACCCGTCGCGGTGCGAGCTGGCCGAGCGGCTCGGCGCGCTGACCTGCGCGCACCCGGGTTCGGGCACGGTCGACAACGCCGTCGCGGAGCTGTCCGGCGGCCACGGCGTGGACCAGGTCTACCTGGCCGCGGGCGGTGCCTCGAACGACCCGGTGGAGCTGGCCGCGCGGCTCGCGCGCGACCGCGGCCGCGTGGTCGACATCGGCAAGATCTCGCTCAACCTGCCGTGGAACGCCTACTACGAGAAGGAGCTCGACGTTCGCTTCTCGCGTTCGTACGGGCCGGGCCGCTACGACCCGGAGTACGAGCTCGAAGGCCGCGACTACCCGATCGGTTACGTGCGCTGGACCGAGCGCCGCAACATCGAGTGCTTCCTCGACCTGGCCGCGCGCGACAAGCTCGACGTCGAGCCGCTGATCACGCACACCGCCGACTTCTCGACGGCCGTGGAGACGTACAAGTCGCTGCAGGACGGTGAGCTCAAGGCCGTCGCGGTGCTGTTCCAGTACCCGGCCGGTCCGGAGGGTGGGGCCGAACCGGTGGTTTCGTCGGTCGCGCCGCCGGCCGCGTTGACCACGCGGGCGACCCCGCGCGGGCGCCTGCGCGTCGGGTTCGTGGGAGCCGGCAACTACGCGTCGTCGATGCTGCTGCCGCACCTGGTGGTCCACGACCGCGTGGCACTGTCCGAAGTGGTCACCACGTCGGCGCTCTCGGGCGCCAACGCCAAGCGCAAGTTCGGTTTCGCTCGCGCCACCACGGACCTCGACGCGCTGCTCGCCGACGAGTCCGTGGACACCCTGTTCGTGGTGACGCGCCACAGCTCCCACGCGGAGCTCACGCGGCGCGCGCTGCTGGCGGGCAAGGCCGTGTTCGTGGAGAAGCCGCTGGCGCTGTCGGAGAAGGAGCTGCGCGGAATCGTCGAGGCCATCGAGGAGTCGGGCAACAACCGGCTTCAGGTGGGCTTCAACCGCCGATTCGCGCCGCTGCTCAACGAGGCCAAGGTGCAGTTCGGCCCCCGGTTGGGCCCGGCGTCGGTGCGGTACCTCGTGAACGCGGGCCGCCTGGAGTCCAACAGCTGGTACAACCAGGCCGACTCCGAGGGCTCCCGGTTCGTCGGCGAGGGCGGCCACTTCATCGACACGGTGAGCTGGTTCCTCGGCAGCGACCCGATCTCCGTCTACGCCACCGCGACGCCGGGCAACGACGACCTGCAGGTGCTGCTGCGCTACGCCGACGGGTCCACCGCGGCCATCAGCTACGTGACCAGCGGCTCCACGGCGTTCCAGAAGGAGACGCTGGAGGTGCTGGCCGACGGCAAGGTGCTGAAGTTCGACGACTTCGCCCGCGCCAGCGTGTACGGCAAGAAGCGCTGGGCCAGCTCGCGCATCCCGAAGGGCCGCGACAAGGGCCAGAAGGCCGAGATCGACGCGTTCGTCACGGCGCTGACCACCGGCGTCGCGATGCCGATCGGCGTCGAGTCGCTGGTGAACACGACGCTGGCCACGCTCGCCGTGAACCGCAGCCTCGAGACCGGCGCGCCGGTGCGGCTGGAGCCGAAAGAGGTGCTCGGCTGA